In Ananas comosus cultivar F153 linkage group 7, ASM154086v1, whole genome shotgun sequence, the sequence GTCATCATTTGAGTTACTCAAACCAAGCACTCAAAAGTGAAAAACACTGTTGCTGGTTTAAAGACATCAAATATACATAGGAAACAAATTGATGTTCCTTTCATAAGGTTTGAGTACCTGATTCACGGCAGAGTAAGCAGATAGGAAGTCAATGTACTTTTTTCCTTCTGGGTCCCATATACATGTGCCTTTTGCTTGAGCAAAAACCATGGGAATAGGATGATAACTGCAGATAATCACGAGTTCAGAGCATTTTCAATTTTTCATGGCTTGTTTTCATACTAAAATCTTTCATGTGAGATATTAAGAAATGGAAGAGAATACAATGAACTTTAGATAAAATTTCAGCTTTTAGCCAACCATTCTGTAAATCCTGGGCTCGTTATCATCAAGACTACCATCTTATCAGTAACTTAATCCCACTCTCCCACTCTTGATCACACCATCACCCTGAAAGTAAATCCATTTGATCACACAAACCACAACTCCAAAACCTAAGAAAACCCTGTATCAACTATCAAGTGATTGGCCTAAATATTAAGCCGTCACGCCAAAGCTTAAAAAATCGATGGGCAGTGAACCCCGTCAATTCAGAATTGGAACCATGAGAGTTCACTTATCAAAGAGAACACGGCGAGAGTACCAACCAACTTGTGGCTCAGCACATTAAAAACGCTCTCCTCGAATTACCATAGTTGACCTTAACAAGTCGAATCTAATTTAATATCACAATTAACTACTTTTAGCAATTATTTGCGAAGCTCACCTTGCATTCTTGAAGGTTAGCATGCAAAGAGGAgcattttaaacaaataaaaacaagACAGAGTATTGATTCCCAGTATGGTTATGAATTTCCATGAAATCGTTCCCGAGTTATAGTGTGTCAGATATAACAGCGTCATTATGATTCTTCTGGCTAATAAACACCAATCCACAAGCCCACAATTCGATTTTACTAACCAAATATTCCCAATTGTTGGATCGTTTTCTATCAAATCAATCTGTTTGTTCCATACCGATCATGTAGATGAGGAAAGTGTGTTAAATAAATACAGTTCCGAGctaattttatatcaaaattaatcTTTTGGACAACAATACCGCAAAGAGCGCAAGAATCACAATCCGTAAACCATTTCAGAGTCCCGGAAACAACACACGTACATAACAAACCCTCGCTGAGAGCAAAAGAGCATAAAAGGGACCAAAATTGAGCAATTTCCCACACCCAACACTAACACCACTGGATCAGAGCATCAGAGCATCAAAAGGGCATTGGAGGAGCTAGGTAAGCATGGGAATTGAGGGGTGATAATGGAGAGCTCACTTGTGGGCGCTGTGCTCGTGCTCCAACCTCATGAGCTCGTcggaggagagaggaggggcTCGCTCGGGGAGCGTCCACACGCTTCTCGCGCCCACGGCTCTCCTCAGAAGCCGCTGCAATGGGCTTCTCGCCGCAGCAGCCATTTTGAGCCTCTCTTCTCCGCGAGAAATCGCGATCGGAAGAAGCTCTTTCACGCAGCgtgcgcgcgagagagagagagagagagagagagagagagagggagaggaagaagaagagtggGTGTGTCcgaattattatataataatagtaatttaTTTATGATAATAGCTCACAAACTAAAACattgctatttatttattaggacaattgtttatatatttctgaaaaaattttgactttttaatttaCCTTTCTTAGAAggttattattgaaaatatttttttatattccaacctattttaaatttggtaaaaaaataatatttgtaaccataaaaaaaaatttatgaaatatgACTATATTTTACTGTctagattactaaattttatagacagaaccaaacatagtaacactataaacactgcaatctaacattatattactgtattaaaccaaacaaactaatatagcatcagtagtaatctcatttagaaatttaagatacctggatatattgaaatactctgtaatattacataattcgaaccaaacgcgctctaaagttaaattctgttagtaataattattatctgtataaaattactattttgtcctttcaagtATATTCTTTTACCGTCaccgattttttttatttgtccatAAGTCagaggcaaaaaaaatattttaatttttaatttttaattttttttaaatatacctttTTGTAattaccaatattttttatttgccatAAAGTttagagcaaaaaaaaatattttaattttttttaactctagtgaaaatttaactcatgtttaacttGAACAAATTTCGGACACGATATCGTGCCACTGGCACTTAAATTCATGATGCTCGTACTCATGatgaatattatataatttttttacattaataattatataaaaataattttttcagagatgcaaagtatttttctaaaataattagttCGTCTcaacttattataattttaggagtttgggccTTTCGTGTCCTTTTTCgtagggtagagagagagagagacagagagatcgCACACGCAAATACTCTACACACGTAAACTACTTCCTCTCTCCTCCTGTGTCGGATCCTCTGCAAGCAGAGATGTAATAAGTCGCACCATCCGCCTACACAGCATAATCTGATTGGTTCCCATGCgctctaaaattataaataaatactcgacttattaagaaaaaagaaaaaataaatcatgTAAATGTGCTACGGCGTGGATTATAAGTgtttgaataataattaaaacttagtttcaaaatataataattagagataatttaaatttttattacttaatttttattatttatgtatagAAATAATGTCCActattgatattattttattgtGCTCACTCTGCTGTGCACAGTTTAATGAAATCGCATGATTTAACTAGAAAAAAGTCCCACCATAAATTGGGGTGTAATTAAATTGTgttattaataagtaatttatattatttatttattttttttcctaatatctaatttttatattgttttaatttaagattatcTGATCATTCACCTGCTTTTCTTTTGACAAACAATCCGGTTGTTCGGAGGCGAACGATTAAGGTTGCAGCTGATCCTGTCTATTGTGGTGGTGCGTGCACacattttaaagtttcaaaagGATAGGGCACGCCTTTTGGCGTATTAGGCTTTAATTGGCTTTATCCCAAAAATCACCAACCAATGCCTAAATAAggcaacattttaaaatttaaaagtgtgGTTTATAGACTAATTTAAGATTATAGTGTTCAAATGTGTTctgaattttttcaaatttttttctaactgATCGTTTAATAGTATTTTAAGAAACTACTGAGAAAATATTACATCCAATTTTTTTCGAGGTTACACGCagctttttgagtttttttcttttttcactgtTCAAAGTAATTTGCGTTCtaaattcttatttatttatttatttatttttctcgttGCAGTAGGACAAAACAAGAGTacattaagttttaatatttgtattgaaatatatttattagataTGCGTGACTATGTTTgcacccccaaaaaaaaaaaaaaaattctccaaatTCGACACACATTTTGATCAAAGCTACAACAAACACTCTGATCGAGctgttaaaaattcaaataaaaattaaaacatatcagataattaataaaaaaaggtaACAACTAATACATATTAGCAGGTTTAAATTAAACAGTTTGAGAAATTTCATTAAAATACGACATTATTAGATTTAAAAGGTCCTAGATTGTAACTCGTTTATTActaaccaaaagaaaaggaaatattACTAACCAAAAGAAACTATTAAAACTAAGAAGTTTTGCATCCTTCCAAATTACAAGTAAAAACGTCACAAACGTATttgaactatagaccattttgagtcgactattattaattaatttaaatcaaataaattaacaggttgaatagcaaaattaaaattttagaaagatgGCTAATTAAATCAAAATGTTCGACGATTCAAATAAGTTCAATTTGTTTTTATCTACCAATTATTATATCTCTCACGTTCTCACTATAAAAACTCTATAAATTGTAGTACTACTGTGGACGTCTAATTTTGACACCGAGACGAAGATGAATCACGAGAAAGAGACGTAGCACCGAAAAGAGTTTCGATAGACAATTATATATatcgcgcccgcgcccgctcgCACCGATCGCGGAGGGCCCTGCCGTGTCCGCTTAGGATCCCCGATTCAAAGGATATATAGATGTAATTCCATTTGGAATAGTGACTTCCATAAAAGGTTTTAATCTTTTTAACAAAATGGGACACACAGAAGCCCACTTAGAATAAGGGCTTTTTCGGGGCCTAGAATTTAATTCAAAGTCgcaagtttgaaatttaaacagTACCAAAGAATCTAGAAAGGGAGCATAAATTTCAAGaacaatttaagaaaaatgataAGTAACCACTTCATGGATTTCGTCCTTATTATAAATATGCCAAATTGGAGGCTTAAGACTATACATAACAAAAGAATAACAAGAAAATTTGATCATCAACCTAATACTTAGctcttctatatattttatataccgcATTAGAAGTAAGTGTAACCTAGCCTAAAAATAATAGGCATACCTTAACCTTGAGGACGTATTTGATTCGCGTTATATGATATTACAAATTAATTCACCATATTTTATCcggatattttaaatttctgaaaaaaattgCTACTGATGCTATATTACTGACCAAATTACATAGTGTATGATTCAAACGTAATAATTTTGACAGAATTATATGTAATTTTGTCAGAATAACCCGAATCATacgaaacataaaaaaaaaaagaaaaggagatgaATCAAAGCACAACAACTctgtactatttattttatacataaCACATTTTATTGATGGGAGAGCGACACCATATAAAAAGGACAAAAGGCAACGACCGAGTTACCTAAATCCCTGGCACGCGATGACTACGTATGAAAAGTAATAAGCACCAAATAACTGATCAAAACACTCGACTAAAACACAGCACACGTACACTAAACACAACAAGATGACCCCACCCTCGTTGCATGAACTctctgcatgcatgcatgcatgggcTAGCTAGCTTGCTTAATTAGCTACTCCACGCCGTAGCGCTTCTTGAGGAAGCACACGAACTCGTAGACCTTCTCGGGATCGTAGAGCGTCTTCTTGACGCTCTCCCGCTCCATGCACCGCTTCGCCCACGCCACGATCTCCGGGCACTCCGCCTCGACGCTGAACCCGGCGCACCTCTCGTACGAGTAGAACCACGACGTGAACGGCACGAGGGCGACGTCCACGAACCCGAAGGCGTCGCCGCCGAAGTACGTCTTGTCGCCGAGCTCCGCCGCGAGCAGCTTCAGGATCTCGATCATCTCCTTCTTCGCCTCCGCCTGCTCCTCGCCCTTCAGCTTCCACAGCCGCGTCCCGCACTCGTAGATCTGCGCGAGGTGCGTAGTTACAGATAGTTAAGGATTCTGCTTGTCAATgtacataattatatatatagtagtataagTCCAACTGCTACATTATCGATAGTACAAATAtttttgtgctatcaagttatttttaatgatgaggCTTTCAAAACAATGATCAACTCCGGTAGACTTTATCTACAATATTGAAatcatttgaaaattaaatttcataactttttaatattatttatctataaaaaaaaaagtggtttaaaaataaaagtaaaataaaaaatctcatagaaaataataataaaatacttgaatttaagatcagaaaggctgatcttactttaaatattaaaaacaaattctataaaaattttaccatatttgaattattttataccgttaaacttacaaacataccacatcgaccattaaaattgtcaattttgagatcttttgatcactagccaaaatATAtcgaattataaaatttaatttgtaaatactttcaatagtgtagatcatcaAATCGCTATTTTTGgcttaggtttttttttttattcgtgTTACTGCTCTGCTCGAACAAGGCAtagttttttgaaattttggtttGTAAATTAAGTTATACgcttaatttaaatcaaattcttTAATTGGTTTTAAATAACGGTAGCATTTGAGTTTACTGatgctaattttcaaaatatcatATGCGCATTTCGAAGGgtacttattttttttcctttgaggCAACTGCAAAATATCAATGCGTCACGTGGGGACCAGGAATTTATTCTCCTATTGAATGGGCTCCGGAGCATCATCTTGGACCACGAGAGGATGGGCCTGGATactgatattttaaaatatatatatatatatatatatatagagtgaggctactatgctagcGGTCTTTCTTgtttccagctcgttttcgatattgcgactttcgaatcgtcgatcggctccgttaaacttgatctagagtatttgaagtatctagaaaataaattttataattttacgatatcatttgcctagtgaacgaaggggctcaaaatcaacggctgaaaatagaaatcttacaaaatgtaataatatgacattaaaattttaaatcaaagatattgatcttgttttatatagtataaaaaattttctatcaaaatttcacgtgatttgaatatttctacaccgttaaacttgcaaacggctcactacggccattgcaatttattgattttgagcccattcgatcactaggcaaatgatatcgaaaaataataaaatttattttctaggtacttcaaatactctagatcaagtttaacggagccgatcgacgattcgaaagtcgcaatatcgaaaacgagctggaagcacggaaggctccgtgcttccgatagcatagtagcctcactctctctctctctctctctatatatatatatatatatatatatatatatctatatatccaGGCCCATCCTCTCGTGGTCCAAGATGATGCTCCGGAGCCCATTCAATAGGAGAATAAATTCCTGGTCCCCACGTGACGCATTGATATTTTGCAGTTGcctcaaaggaaaaaaaataagtacCCTTCGAAATGCGCATatgatattttgaaaattagcatCAGTAAACTCAAATGCTACCGTTATTTAAAACCAATTAaagaatttgatttaaattaagcGTATAACTTAATTTACaaaccaaaatttcaaaaaactaTGCCTTGTTCGAGCAGAGCAGTAAcacgaataaaaaaaaaaacc encodes:
- the LOC109712989 gene encoding probable glutathione S-transferase parA codes for the protein MGVKLLDAWVSPFGQRVRIALAEKGVEYEYVEENLAEKSRLLLESNPVHKKIPVLIHDGNPVCESLIIVEYIDDVWDKKPHLLPAHPYLRAQPRFWADFVDKKIYECGTRLWKLKGEEQAEAKKEMIEILKLLAAELGDKTYFGGDAFGFVDVALVPFTSWFYSYERCAGFSVEAECPEIVAWAKRCMERESVKKTLYDPEKVYEFVCFLKKRYGVE